A genomic region of Rhipicephalus sanguineus isolate Rsan-2018 chromosome 3, BIME_Rsan_1.4, whole genome shotgun sequence contains the following coding sequences:
- the LOC119387017 gene encoding cuticle protein 64, which yields MNALTAVLVLAVAYTANAGGFGLGYGGYGGYGGYGYGGYGHGGYAPVAVHAAPVAVAGHVAKAVVPAQVTSAVTYRSDVYAPRLAKVVAAPVAVAAPVAVGYGHGYGGYGGYGLGLGYGYGHGYGLGLGYGFAGKHYG from the exons ATGAACGCC CTCACCGCCGTCCTCGTCCTCGCTGTCGCCTACACCGCCAACGCCGGTGGCTTCGGCCTCGGCTATGGTGGCTATGGCGGATATGGCGGATACGGCTATGGCGGATACGGACACGGAGGCTACGCCCCCGTGGCTGTTCACGCTGCCCCCGTCGCTGTCGCTGGCCATGTCGCCAAGGCTGTCGTGCCCGCCCAGGTCACCAGCGCTGTCACCTACAGGAGCGACGTCTACGCCCCTCGTCTCGCTAAG GTCGTCGCTGCTCCGGTCGCCGTCGCCGCCCCCGTCGCTGTCGGCTACGGACACGGCTATGGTGGATACGGTGGCTACGGACTCGGTCTCGGCTACGGTTACGGCCACGGCTACGGACTCGGTCTCGGATACGGTTTCGCCGGCAAGCACTACGGTTAA
- the LOC119387016 gene encoding uncharacterized protein LOC119387016, translated as MIAFLSVILLASLGPHVRAGDASHSSSGGSSGSGATVYKMAQGIGPGQNHGQPVKVPASVFASGPGAAAAQAGGQGPVGYPGAGAHGAPGVHFSAGAHPAAGGANYGFVPGYGPAAAGGPGAGAGGYPRTFLPQAHAGAAGGDHQQLAAIGGPSYGAGAPGYGAAAQLYGSAAPGYGGGAPGYGGGATGYGGGATGFGGGGTGYGGGGPGYGGGGPGYGGGGPGYGAGGTVSAYQAGHVGQGAALGAAGLAGYGGAHGGSTGVQVAGPQAYGPIGQGYGGGRHVASPGAAFGNVAAAQGGHAAGGPAGHAVYALPLSAAGGHAHGGALPAGAYHAGGEGAYLGAAGGHAGGLPAGLGARGGPVVQFAGAPIGQYPLGQGAGQAGVPLHALGYGGGHGGGYGGQAAGFTGPTLVAGPGGAAGQGYGGPVAVAPGHPGHAAGGLPHHLAGGAGGAVAQHGGATGQAGLGVTYGGKGKQKSSR; from the exons ATGATAGCT TTCCTGAGTGTCATTCTCCTCGCGTCTCTCGGACCACACGTCCGAGCCGGAGATGCTTCCCACAGCAGTTCCGGTGGCTCTTCAGGATCCGGGGCAACCGTCTACAAGATGGCACAAGGAATTGGGCCCGGCCAGAACCACGGTCAACCAGTCAAGGTACCCGCTTCAGTGTTCGCCTCCGGTCCCGGAGCAGCCGCCGCGCAAGCGGGTGGCCAGGGGCCGGTTGGCTACCCTGGCGCCGGGGCCCACGGCGCACCCGGCGTGCACTTTAGCGCCGGTGCCCATCCTGCCGCCGGCGGTGCCAATTATGGCTTCGTTCCTGGCTATGGCCCGGCTGCTGCTGGAGGGCCAGGAGCAGGTGCAGGTGGCTACCCTAGAACATTCCTTCCTCAAGCGCACGCTGGTGCCGCAGGTGGCGACCACCAACAGCTCGCAGCCATCGGAGGACCTTCCTACGGTGCTGGAGCGCCCGGCTACGGTGCCGCAGCGCAGCTGTACGGCAGCGCTGCGCCGGGCTACGGCGGCGGAGCTCCGGGCTACGGCGGCGGAGCAACGGGCTATGGAGGCGGAGCAACGGGCTTTGGTGGCGGAGGAACGGGCTATGGTGGCGGAGGACCGGGCTACGGCGGCGGAGGACCGGGCTACGGCGGCGGAGGACCGGGCTACGGGGCTGGAGGAACTGTGTCAGCCTACCAAGCGGGACACGTAGGTCAGGGGGCGGCGCTCGGTGCAGCGGGCTTGGCGGGATACGGCGGAGCTCACGGAGGTTCGACGGGTGTGCAAGTGGCTGGACCTCAGGCGTACGGACCGATCGGCCAAGGCTACGGCGGTGGTCGACACGTGGCCTCTCCTGGTGCAGCATTTGGTAACGTGGCAGCTGCTCAAGGAGGGCACGCTGCCGGTGGTCCCGCTGGACACGCCGTCTATGCCCTTCCCCTGTCCGCCGCTGGTGGTCATGCGCACGGAGGCGCGCTTCCAGCTGGAGCATATCATGCCGGCGGTGAAGGCGCGTACCTAGGCGCGGCTGGAGGTCACGCTGGTGGTCTACCCGCTGGTCTCGGAGCTCGCGGTGGGCCCGTCGTCCAGTTTGCCGGTGCACCGATCGGCCAGTACCCTCTCGGTCAAGGTGCTGGTCAAGCCGGTGTTCCCCTGCATGCCCTCGGCTACGGCGGTGGCCATGGTGGGGGCTACGGTGGTCAAGCGGCCGGATTCACCGGGCCAACGCTGGTCGCTGGTCCAGGAGGAGCAGCTGGTCAAGGGTATGGCGGCCCTGTAGCCGTGGCTCCCGGACACCCCGGTCACGCTGCCGGCGGTCTGCCTCACCATCTAGCCGGAGGTGCCGGTGGAGCCGTTGCCCAGCACGGCGGCGCCACTGGACAGGCCGGTCTCGGAGTCACGTACGGAGGGAAAGGGAAACAGAAGTCATCAAGATGA